One Symphalangus syndactylus isolate Jambi chromosome 9, NHGRI_mSymSyn1-v2.1_pri, whole genome shotgun sequence DNA segment encodes these proteins:
- the RABGEF1 gene encoding rab5 GDP/GTP exchange factor isoform X8 encodes MQTRGKVPPERVEKIMDQIEKYIMTRLYKHVFCPETTDDEKKDLAIQKRIRALRWVTPQMLCVPVNEDIPEVSDMVVKAITDIIEMDSKRVPRDKLACITKCSKHIFNAIKITKNEPASADDFLPTLIYIVLKGNPPRLQSNIQYITRFCNPSRLMTGEDGYYFTNLCCAVAFIEKLDAQSLNLSQEDFDRYMSGQTSPRKQEAESWSPDACLGVKQMYKNLDLLSQLNERQERIMSEAKKLEKDLIDWTDGIAREVQDIVEKYPLEIKPPNQPLAAIDSENIENDKLPPPLQPQVYAG; translated from the exons ATGCAAACTCGTGGGAAAG TGCCTCCAGAAAGAGTCGAGAAGATAATGGATCAGATTGAAAAGTACATCATGACTCGTCTCTATAAACACGTGTTCTGTCCAGAAACTACTGATGATGAGAAGAAAGATCTTGCCATTCAAAAGAGAATCAG AGCCCTGCGCTGGGTTACGCCTCAGATGCTGTGTGTCCCTGTTAATGAAGACATCCCAGAAGTGTCTGATATGGTGGTGAAGGCGATCACAG ATATCATTGAAATGGATTCCAAGCGTGTGCCTCGAGACAAGTTGGCCTGCATCACCAAGTGCAGCAAGCACATCTTCAATGCCATCAAGATCACCAAGAACGAGCCGGCGTCAGCAGATGACTTCCTCCCCACCCTCATCTACATTGTTTTGAAGGGCAACCCCCCACGCCTTCAGTCTAATATCCAGTATATCACGCGCTTCTGCAATCCAAGCCGACTGATGACTGGAGAGGATGGCTACTATTTCACCAATCTG TGCTGTGCTGTGGCTTTCATTGAGAAGCTGGACGCCCAGTCTTTGAATTTAAGTCAGGAGGATTTTGATCGCTACATGTCTGGCCAGACCTCTCCCAGGAAGCAAGAAGCTGAGAGTTGGTCTCCTGATGCTTGCTTAGGTGTCAAGCAAATGTATAAGAACTTGGATCTCCTGTCTCAGTTGAATGAACGACAGGAAAGGATCATGAGTGAAGCcaagaaactggaaaaagatCTCATAGATTGGACAGATGGAATTGCAAGAGAAGTTCAAGACATTGTTGAGAAATACCCACTGGAAATTAAGCCTCCGAATCAACCGTTAGCAGCTATTGACTCTGAAAACATTGAAAATGATAAACTTCCTCCACCACTGCAACCTCAAGTTTATGCAGGATGA